A single region of the Capra hircus breed San Clemente chromosome 14, ASM170441v1, whole genome shotgun sequence genome encodes:
- the LOC106502860 gene encoding carbonic anhydrase 1 isoform X2 — translation MASPDWGYDGENGPEHWCKLHPIANGNNQSPIDIKTSETKRDPSLKPLSISYNPATAKEIVNVGHSFHVNFEDSDNRSVLKGGPLPESYRLRQFHFHWGSTDDCGSEHLVDGAPFSAELHLVHWNSTKYPSFADAASQADGLVIVGVLMKNKKAPFTNFDPSVLLPSCPDYWAYFGSLTHPPLHESVTWIIFKETISVSAEQLAQFRSLLANAEGDQEVCIKQNYRPPQPLKGRTVKASF, via the exons ATGGCAAGTCCTGACTGGGGATATGATGGTGAAAACG GTCCTGAACACTGGTGCAAGCTGCATCCCATTGCAAATGGAAATAACCAGTCTCCTATCGACATTAAAACCAGTGAAACCAAGCGTGATCCCTCTCTGAAACCTCTCAGTATCTCCTACAATCCAGCCACAGCCAAAGAAATCGTCAACGTGGGACATTCCTTCCATGTAAACTTTGAGGACAGTGATAATAGATCAG tGCTGAAAGGCGGCCCTCTACCTGAGAGCTACAGGCTGCGTCAGTTCCATTTTCACTGGGGCAGCACCGATGACTGTGGCTCTGAGCACTTAGTGGATGGAGCCCCATTTTCTGCAGAG CTTCATTTAGTTCACTGGAATTCTACCAAGTACCCCAGCTTTGCTGATGCCGCCTCACAGGCTGATGGTTTGGTGATTGTCGGCGTTTTGATGAAG aaCAAGAAAGCTCCATTCACAAATTTCGACCCCTCTGTCCTCTTGCCTTCATGCCCGGATTACTGGGCCTACTTTGGTTCACTGACTCACCCTCCGCTTCACGAGAGTGTCACCTGGATCATCTTTAAAGAGACCATCAGTGTGAGCGCAGAACAG CTGGCGCAGTTCCGCAGTCTGCTAGCAAATGCTGAAGGCGATCAAGAAGTCTGCATCAAGCAGAACTACCGACCACCCCAGCCTCTGAAGGGCAGGACAGTGAAAGCTTCATTCTGA
- the LOC106502860 gene encoding carbonic anhydrase 1 isoform X1, translating to MASPDWGYDGENGPEHWCKLHPIANGNNQSPIDIKTSETKRDPSLKPLSISYNPATAKEIVNVGHSFHVNFEDSDNRSVLKGGPLPESYRLRQFHFHWGSTDDCGSEHLVDGAPFSAELHLVHWNSTKYPSFADAASQADGLVIVGVLMKVGQANPNLQKVLDALKTVKTKNKKAPFTNFDPSVLLPSCPDYWAYFGSLTHPPLHESVTWIIFKETISVSAEQLAQFRSLLANAEGDQEVCIKQNYRPPQPLKGRTVKASF from the exons ATGGCAAGTCCTGACTGGGGATATGATGGTGAAAACG GTCCTGAACACTGGTGCAAGCTGCATCCCATTGCAAATGGAAATAACCAGTCTCCTATCGACATTAAAACCAGTGAAACCAAGCGTGATCCCTCTCTGAAACCTCTCAGTATCTCCTACAATCCAGCCACAGCCAAAGAAATCGTCAACGTGGGACATTCCTTCCATGTAAACTTTGAGGACAGTGATAATAGATCAG tGCTGAAAGGCGGCCCTCTACCTGAGAGCTACAGGCTGCGTCAGTTCCATTTTCACTGGGGCAGCACCGATGACTGTGGCTCTGAGCACTTAGTGGATGGAGCCCCATTTTCTGCAGAG CTTCATTTAGTTCACTGGAATTCTACCAAGTACCCCAGCTTTGCTGATGCCGCCTCACAGGCTGATGGTTTGGTGATTGTCGGCGTTTTGATGAAG GTGGGTCAGGCCAACCCAAACCTTCAGAAAGTACTTGATGCCCTAAAAACAGTTAAAACTAAG aaCAAGAAAGCTCCATTCACAAATTTCGACCCCTCTGTCCTCTTGCCTTCATGCCCGGATTACTGGGCCTACTTTGGTTCACTGACTCACCCTCCGCTTCACGAGAGTGTCACCTGGATCATCTTTAAAGAGACCATCAGTGTGAGCGCAGAACAG CTGGCGCAGTTCCGCAGTCTGCTAGCAAATGCTGAAGGCGATCAAGAAGTCTGCATCAAGCAGAACTACCGACCACCCCAGCCTCTGAAGGGCAGGACAGTGAAAGCTTCATTCTGA